One Helicoverpa zea isolate HzStark_Cry1AcR chromosome 20, ilHelZeax1.1, whole genome shotgun sequence genomic region harbors:
- the LOC124640313 gene encoding uncharacterized protein LOC124640313, with protein MARDVSASESSRAPSAASLLRDSDIVSTDLSDTESQMSETSGVTTRQTRKRAFFKRGSEGSSDAAENPAKRAVLQADLEQPARRCRAKASHGASSVLYADHTVEEMELMALEDQMEIYEVASKASNLKGTLQKALKCRAASLLGIVKELAQRTTSEETRQLQAKVDRLQKEVSALHARVAEPTSRPEGMSEGPGPMPPSSNLEDIIRKVVMEERAFTRACLAGIEDRLLPEKRLRPPLAADKAPGRMPIAPGPSTAPAQAMPQVLKTTKGKGKGKKTSPAPTAPTVPPEPVREDPMLPSTTPSNQPWIKVVPRKQKGKKSAPEPPAAKPAVSADKRRKLAPPPRTAAVLVTLTPEAAERGETYESVLRRARANVDPAELGAGRVTCRKTQTGARIFEFSGAQRGTKADLFATKLREAISDTAKVVRAVKCVTLEVTDLDDSVTQEEVVAAVAAAGGCPVASVKGRAIRPGRRGMGTMRLECPVVVAKAVLAKGRLPVGLSSGGVRVLEDAPMRCFKCLGIGHTRPLCPSTAERGELCFRCGKEGHRLATCEAANTHCAVCAASGRPANHVMAGRECRPPQKKGKPQAPVRPAAAAATETPVPVPATEGSAMNTD; from the coding sequence ATGGCTCGAGATGTTTCGGCATCAGAGAGCAGCCGCGCACCATCCGCGGCCAGTCTCTTGAGGGATAGTGACATCGTGTCGACCGATTTGTCCGACACGGAGTCACAAATGAGTGAAACGAGCGGCGTTACAACCCGCCAGACGAGGAAGAGGGCCTTCTTCAAGCGCGGCTCCGAAGGCTCATCAGACGCAGCTGAGAATCCGGCGAAGCGGGCGGTTTTACAAGCCGACTTGGAACAGCCAGCGCGAAGATGCAGAGCCAAGGCCAGCCACGGCGCCTCCAGTGTCCTCTACGCGGACCACACAGTGGAGGAAATGGAGCTCATGGCTCTGGAAGATCAGATGGAGATCTACGAGGTAGCCTCCAAGGCCTCCAACTTGAAGGGGACCTTACAGAAGGCCCTGAAATGCCGGGCAGCGAGCTTGCTCGGCATTGTTAAGGAATTGGCGCAGCGCACCACCTCCGAGGAGACGCGGCAACTGCAGGCGAAGGTGGATCGCCTGCAGAAAGAGGTGTCCGCGCTGCACGCGCGCGTTGCCGAGCCCACGTCTCGGCCCGAGGGGATGTCGGAAGGTCCAGGACCTATGCCTCCCTCCTCCAACCTTGAGGATATTATCCGCAAGGTAGTCATGGAGGAGAGGGCCTTCACCAGGGCCTGTCTCGCCGGCATCGAGGACCGGCTCCTACCGGAGAAGCGACTACGCCCTCCACTCGCGGCAGATAAGGCACCCGGACGGATGCCCATCGCACCGGGGCCCTCAACGGCCCCAGCCCAAGCTATGCCCCAGGTGCTAAAGACCACCAAGGGCAAAGGAAAGGGCAAGAAGACGTCACCGGCCCCGACTGCTCCGACGGTCCCTCCGGAACCAGTGAGGGAAGACCCAATGCTGCCCTCCACCACCCCTTCCAACCAGCCTTGGATTAAGGTGGTACCAAGGAAGCAGAAAGGGAAAAAGTCGGCTCCTGAGCCCCCTGCAGCCAAGCCTGCAGTTTCAGCGGACAAGAGGAGGAAGCTCGCTCCTCCTCCAAGAACTGCAGCCGTGTTAGTGACATTGACACCAGAGGCAGCGGAACGAGGGGAGACATATGAGTCCGTGCTGCGGCGGGCTCGTGCAAACGTCGACCCTGCGGAACTCGGAGCTGGCAGGGTCACGTGCCGGAAAACCCAAACAGGGGCCCGAATCTTCGAGTTCTCGGGGGCCCAACGCGGCACCAAGGCGGACCTCTTCGCGACGAAGCTCCGAGAGGCTATCTCGGATACGGCCAAGGTCGTGAGAGCCGTCAAATGTGTGACCCTTGAGGTGACCGACCTCGACGACTCGGTCACTCAAGAGGAGGTGGTGGCAGCAGTTGCGGCAGCGGGGGGCTGCCCTGTCGCATCCGTCAAGGGCCGAGCCATTAGACCTGGCCGTAGGGGCATGGGCACTATGAGATTAGAGTGCCCGGTCGTAGTTGCCAAGGCGGTTCTGGCTAAGGGTCGCCTCCCAGTCGGGCTTAGCTcgggtggggtccgagtgctcgaGGATGCGCCGATGCGCTGTTTCAAGTGCCTCGGCATCGGGCACACCCGGCCTCTCTGCCCGTCCACTGCCGAGCGTGGGGAATTATGCTTCCGCTGCGGAAAAGAGGGGCACAGGTTGGCCACCTGCGAGGCTGCCAACACGCATTGCGCAGTATGCGCTGCCAGTGGTCGTCCAGCTAACCACGTGATGGCGGGCAGGGAATGCCGACCGCCACAAAAGAAGGGCAAACCGCAGGCACCGGTGCGGCCTGCCGCTGCCGCCGCCACTGAAACTCCAGTTCCAGTGCCGGCCACCGAGGGAAGCGCGATGAACACCGACTGA